From a single Stackebrandtia endophytica genomic region:
- the selA gene encoding L-seryl-tRNA(Sec) selenium transferase: MADVRRNVPRADRVLADARLTEPLARLGRDLVRATLSEVLDDVRHGRLSPESTVETVVRRLPDTATGLRAVVNATGVIVHTNLGRAPLSPAARDAVVAAAGYTDVEFDLATGQRAGRGRSTIAALAREVPEAPAVHVTNNNAAALLLAATVLAQGRDIVISRGELVEIGDRFRLPDLLACTGARLREVGTTNRTHFDDYAEAVDENTAFILSVHPSNFFQTGFTATVPIEQLVTLPVPVVHDIGSGLLHPHPRLPDEPDVTSSLRAGAALVTASADKLLGGPQAGLLFGERDLIERLRRHPMARALRVDKLTLAALEATVTGPTSPVAAALRADVSTLAERARLLAEGLIDAGVSAEVVTSQARVGGGGAPEVTLPSVAVAVDATLAEPLRIGGPAVVGRTHQGRLLLDLRTVPDSADATLRDAVVAASRR; encoded by the coding sequence GTGGCCGACGTCAGGCGGAATGTTCCCCGAGCCGACCGGGTCCTCGCCGATGCCCGTCTCACCGAACCGCTGGCGCGCCTCGGGCGGGATCTGGTGCGCGCCACGCTGTCCGAGGTGCTCGACGACGTCCGGCATGGGCGGCTGTCTCCGGAGTCCACGGTCGAGACGGTGGTGCGTCGGCTACCGGACACCGCCACCGGGCTGCGCGCGGTCGTCAACGCCACCGGGGTCATCGTCCACACGAACCTGGGTCGGGCGCCGCTGTCGCCCGCCGCCCGCGACGCGGTCGTCGCCGCGGCCGGATACACCGATGTGGAGTTCGATCTCGCGACCGGGCAACGCGCCGGACGGGGCCGTAGCACCATCGCGGCGTTGGCTCGGGAGGTTCCGGAGGCCCCGGCGGTGCACGTGACCAACAACAACGCCGCCGCACTGCTGCTGGCGGCCACGGTCTTGGCTCAGGGCCGCGACATCGTCATCAGTCGCGGGGAGCTGGTCGAGATCGGCGACCGGTTTCGACTCCCGGATCTGTTGGCCTGCACCGGTGCCCGACTGCGTGAGGTCGGTACCACCAACCGCACCCATTTCGACGACTACGCCGAAGCCGTCGACGAGAACACCGCGTTCATCCTGTCGGTGCATCCGTCGAACTTCTTCCAGACGGGGTTCACCGCAACGGTTCCGATCGAGCAGCTGGTGACGCTTCCGGTCCCGGTGGTCCACGACATCGGCTCCGGCCTGCTGCATCCGCATCCCCGTCTGCCGGACGAGCCGGACGTGACCTCCTCACTGCGAGCCGGCGCGGCACTGGTGACCGCCAGCGCCGACAAGCTGCTCGGCGGCCCGCAAGCCGGGTTGCTGTTCGGCGAGCGGGACCTGATCGAGCGATTGCGTCGACATCCGATGGCGCGGGCGTTGCGGGTCGACAAGTTGACGCTGGCGGCGTTGGAGGCCACGGTCACCGGGCCGACCTCCCCGGTGGCGGCAGCACTGCGGGCCGATGTGTCCACTCTCGCCGAACGGGCGCGGTTGCTGGCCGAGGGTCTGATCGACGCCGGGGTGAGCGCCGAGGTGGTGACCTCGCAGGCCCGCGTCGGTGGTGGGGGTGCCCCGGAGGTGACCTTGCCCAGTGTCGCGGTGGCGGTGGACGCCACACTGGCCGAGCCGCTGCGCATCGGAGGCCCTGCCGTGGTGGGTCGCACCCATCAGGGTCGGCTGTTGCTGGACCTTCGCACGGTTCCCGACTCCGCCGACGCGACGCTTCGAGATGCCGTCGTTGCGGCGAGTCGGCGGTGA